In Kitasatospora sp. NA04385, a single genomic region encodes these proteins:
- a CDS encoding antibiotic biosynthesis monooxygenase → MSVVKINVLTVPAEQREVLEQRFASRAGAVEGSDGFEWFELLRPVEGTDQYLVYTRWRDEESFQAWMEGPMKAAHQGGGGGERPRPAASGSQVWSFEVVQQTGPKA, encoded by the coding sequence ATGAGCGTAGTGAAGATCAACGTGCTGACGGTTCCCGCTGAGCAGCGGGAGGTGCTGGAGCAGCGGTTCGCCTCGCGGGCCGGTGCGGTGGAGGGGTCGGACGGGTTCGAGTGGTTCGAGCTGCTGCGGCCGGTGGAGGGGACGGACCAGTACCTGGTGTACACGCGGTGGCGCGACGAGGAGTCGTTCCAGGCGTGGATGGAGGGCCCGATGAAGGCCGCGCACCAGGGCGGGGGCGGGGGCGAGCGTCCGCGTCCGGCGGCCAGCGGCTCCCAGGTGTGGTCGTTCGAGGTCGTGCAGCAGACGGGCCCGAAGGCGTGA
- a CDS encoding Scr1 family TA system antitoxin-like transcriptional regulator, translating into MGRNKDTGTHESAYCSPDFFASELVRAREKAGLSQGDLANLVHCDRSLISRIEAAERVPQQDFVRACDKLLNMDGFLLRIWERVPWRQGVEHPDWFRRFAEMEARASMVRDYQVSRVAGLLQTPEYARAVLAQGDAAGNEQLIDERVVTRMNRQSRFFEADEDGPLLIVVLHEAAIRTMVGGPAVMARQLERLLEVTRRPNILLQIAPFDMGEHTPSSVSQTLVTLPDGQECVYSESLNSGHFISENAEITRHARRYDRLRVNALSAPASAQLIRSILEGLLNMLPQVDLATASWSKSSYSGENGGNCVETSHTFATTAGIVPVRDSKDPEGPALLFPTTTWQTFLTSLKSGDISA; encoded by the coding sequence ATGGGGCGTAACAAGGACACGGGCACGCACGAATCCGCCTACTGCTCACCGGACTTCTTCGCCTCGGAACTCGTCCGGGCCCGCGAGAAGGCCGGCCTCTCCCAGGGCGACCTGGCCAACCTGGTCCACTGCGACCGCTCCCTGATCAGCCGCATCGAGGCCGCCGAACGGGTGCCCCAACAGGACTTCGTCCGGGCCTGCGACAAGCTGCTGAACATGGACGGCTTCCTGCTGCGGATCTGGGAACGCGTCCCGTGGCGCCAGGGGGTCGAACATCCCGACTGGTTCCGGCGGTTCGCGGAGATGGAAGCTCGGGCCAGCATGGTGCGCGACTACCAGGTATCGCGAGTCGCCGGGCTGCTACAAACCCCGGAGTACGCCAGGGCAGTGCTGGCCCAGGGTGACGCAGCGGGCAACGAGCAGCTGATCGACGAACGCGTGGTGACGCGCATGAACCGACAGAGCCGGTTCTTCGAGGCCGACGAGGACGGGCCGCTCCTGATCGTCGTCCTGCACGAGGCGGCGATCCGCACCATGGTCGGCGGCCCCGCAGTAATGGCCCGACAGCTGGAACGGCTGCTGGAGGTAACGCGCCGCCCGAACATCCTGCTCCAGATCGCCCCCTTCGACATGGGCGAGCACACTCCCTCCAGCGTGTCGCAGACTCTGGTCACACTGCCCGACGGCCAGGAGTGCGTCTACTCGGAGAGCCTCAACAGTGGGCACTTCATCAGCGAAAACGCCGAGATCACCCGCCACGCCCGACGCTATGATCGGCTCCGAGTCAACGCCCTGTCAGCACCGGCCTCCGCCCAGCTGATCCGCAGCATCTTGGAAGGACTGTTGAACATGCTTCCCCAGGTCGACCTGGCCACCGCCTCGTGGTCCAAGAGCAGTTACAGCGGCGAGAACGGCGGGAACTGCGTCGAGACCTCCCACACCTTCGCCACCACCGCCGGCATCGTCCCGGTCCGCGACAGCAAGGACCCCGAAGGCCCCGCCCTCCTCTTCCCCACCACCACCTGGCAGACCTTCCTCACCAGCCTCAAGAGCGGTGACATCTCCGCCTGA
- a CDS encoding DUF397 domain-containing protein → MTPQVDLSTAAWSKSSHSGENGGNCVETSRTFATTTGIVPVRDSKDPEGPALLFPTTTWQTFLTSLKTGDIPT, encoded by the coding sequence ATGACTCCTCAGGTCGACCTCTCCACCGCCGCGTGGTCCAAGAGCAGCCACAGTGGCGAGAACGGCGGCAACTGCGTCGAGACCTCCCGCACCTTCGCCACCACCACCGGCATCGTCCCGGTCCGCGACAGCAAGGACCCCGAAGGCCCCGCCCTCCTCTTCCCCACCACCACCTGGCAGACCTTCCTCACCAGCCTCAAGACGGGTGACATCCCCACCTGA
- a CDS encoding M20 family metallopeptidase, producing the protein MTMYEAGPVSVDAMIEDLRVLVEVESPSRDVDALTASAEAVAGVIENRLGGKAVFVGTGAGPHVRWSAGGDPKVLILGHHDTVFPLGTLERRPFTVRDGHATGPGVFDMLGGLVQAVHGVALLDDRSGVEILVTADEEVGSGASRALIEERALACGAVLVVEGAAEGGAVKTGRKGCGTFEVTVTGRASHAGLEPEAGVNALIEAAHQVLDIAAFGRPDLGTTVVPTVASAGTADNVVPAEATILVDVRVASSDEKDRIESAFASLVPHLDGTEILVRGAVTRPPMPETASAGLFAAARLLLPGLEGRVVGGGSDGNFTAALGVPTLDGLGAVGGGAHADHEYLVVDAMAGRANLIAGLVNAIQNS; encoded by the coding sequence ATGACCATGTACGAGGCCGGCCCGGTGAGTGTTGACGCGATGATCGAGGACTTGAGGGTGCTCGTCGAGGTCGAGTCCCCGTCGCGTGACGTCGATGCCCTGACGGCGTCGGCCGAGGCCGTCGCCGGTGTCATCGAGAACCGTCTGGGCGGGAAGGCCGTCTTCGTCGGGACCGGCGCCGGGCCGCACGTCCGGTGGTCCGCCGGCGGGGACCCCAAGGTGCTGATCCTCGGCCACCACGACACGGTGTTCCCGCTCGGCACCCTCGAACGCCGACCGTTTACCGTGCGGGACGGGCACGCCACCGGCCCCGGGGTCTTCGACATGCTGGGCGGTCTCGTGCAGGCCGTTCACGGGGTGGCGCTGCTCGACGACCGGTCGGGCGTGGAAATCCTGGTGACCGCCGACGAGGAGGTCGGCTCCGGTGCCTCGAGGGCCCTCATCGAGGAGCGGGCCCTCGCCTGCGGCGCGGTGCTCGTCGTCGAGGGCGCGGCCGAGGGCGGGGCCGTGAAGACGGGGCGCAAGGGGTGCGGCACGTTCGAGGTCACCGTCACGGGCCGGGCTTCGCACGCCGGCCTCGAACCCGAAGCCGGTGTCAACGCCCTGATCGAGGCGGCTCACCAGGTGCTGGACATCGCGGCGTTCGGACGCCCCGACCTCGGCACGACCGTCGTCCCCACCGTCGCGTCGGCGGGCACGGCGGACAACGTCGTTCCCGCCGAGGCGACGATCCTCGTCGACGTCCGCGTCGCGTCGTCCGACGAGAAGGACCGCATCGAGTCCGCATTCGCCTCCCTGGTCCCGCACCTCGACGGCACGGAGATCCTGGTCCGAGGGGCCGTCACCCGCCCCCCGATGCCGGAGACCGCCTCGGCCGGGCTCTTCGCGGCGGCGCGGCTGCTCCTCCCCGGCCTCGAAGGCCGGGTGGTCGGGGGCGGGAGCGACGGCAACTTCACGGCCGCTCTCGGCGTGCCGACACTCGACGGCCTGGGCGCGGTCGGCGGCGGGGCGCACGCGGACCACGAATACCTGGTGGTCGACGCCATGGCCGGGCGGGCGAATCTGATCGCCGGCCTGGTGAACGCGATCCAGAACTCGTAG
- a CDS encoding DUF1772 domain-containing protein, with translation MAVLRTVTLVGAVLLSGLSAGLFYSYACSVMPGLAKVDDRAFVDTMQRINTAILNGWFMLSFLGALVLIAAAGLLHWRGGDRTVLLWIAAAVLYLVMLVVTGTVNVPLNDELAAAGAPDTLTDPAAVRAAFESTWVRWNLVRAVTSTAAFGCLVGALTRAS, from the coding sequence ATGGCAGTTCTTCGTACGGTGACGCTGGTCGGCGCGGTCCTCCTGAGCGGGCTCAGCGCCGGACTGTTCTACTCCTACGCCTGCTCGGTGATGCCGGGCCTGGCCAAGGTCGACGACCGGGCCTTCGTCGACACCATGCAGCGCATCAACACGGCCATCCTGAACGGCTGGTTCATGCTCAGCTTCCTCGGCGCCCTGGTGCTGATCGCCGCCGCGGGCCTGCTGCACTGGCGCGGGGGCGACCGCACCGTCCTGCTGTGGATCGCCGCCGCCGTCCTCTACCTCGTGATGCTGGTCGTCACCGGCACGGTCAACGTCCCGCTCAACGACGAGCTCGCCGCCGCGGGCGCCCCCGACACGCTCACCGACCCGGCCGCCGTCCGCGCCGCCTTCGAGTCCACCTGGGTCCGGTGGAACCTCGTCCGCGCCGTCACCTCCACCGCCGCCTTCGGCTGCCTGGTCGGGGCCCTCACCCGCGCGTCCTGA